One part of the Salmo salar chromosome ssa10, Ssal_v3.1, whole genome shotgun sequence genome encodes these proteins:
- the sgcb gene encoding beta-sarcoglycan isoform X1, which translates to MASEQESSNGPVKRSMREKAIERRTTNKEHNSNFKAGYVPIEEERLHKTGLRGRKGNMAVCIIILLFLLALINLIITLVIWTVIRIGPSGCDSMEFHESGLLRFKQKADMGVVHPLHKSTVGGRKDQDLVITGNNNPVVFQQGSTKLSVEKEKTSITSDMGISFTDPRTQNTFFSTDFENHEFHLPKGVKVLSVKKASTERITSNASSDLSIKGDSKAIIRGNEGVFIMGKTVEFRMGGDIELRAENSIVLNGSVMVSVTRMPNSSVGANVYFDEGLLRYKLCMCADGTLFRVQVKYQNMGCQTSDNPCGKAH; encoded by the exons ATGGCGTCTGAGCAG gagagTTCCAACGGGCCTGTGAAGAGGTCTATGAGGGAGAAGGCCATCGAACGGCGGACCACCAACAAGGAGCACAACAGCAACTTCAAGGCAGGCTATGTGCCCATAGAGGAGGAGCGCCTGCACAAGACAGGCCTGAGAGGACGCAAGGGCAACATGGCTGTCTGCATCATCATCCTGCTCTTCCTGCTGGCACTCATCAACCTCATT ATCACTCTAGTGATCTGGACGGTGATACGAATCGGGCCCAGTGGTTGTGACAGTATGGAGTTTCATGAGAGTGGGCTGCTGCGTTTCAAGCAGAAGGCAGACATGGGCGTGGTCCACCCACTGCACAAGAGTACTGTGGGGGGCAGGAAGGACCAGGACCTGGTTATCACCGGTAACAACAACCCG GTGGTGTTCCAGCAGGGCTCCACTAAGCTCAGTGTTGAGAAAGAGAAGACGTCCATCACCAGTGACATGGGCATATCCTTCACTGACCCCCGCACTCAGAACACCTTCTTCAGCACAGACTTTGAAAACCACGAGTTCCACCTGCCCAAAGGAGTCAAAGTACTCAGTGTGAAGAAGGCCTCCACAGAAAGG ATCACCAGCAACGCTTCCTCTGACCTGTCCATCAAAGGGGACAGCAAGGCCATCATCCGTGGCAACGAGGGGGTCTTCATCATGGGCAAGACAGTGGAGTTCAGGATGGGAGGGGACATCGAGCTCAGAGCT GAGAACAGTATTGTTTTGAATGGATCTGTGATGGTGAGCGTCACTCGCATGCCTAACTCCTCAGTGGGGGCCAATGTGTATTTCGATGAGGGTCTGTTGAGGTACAAGCTGTGTATGTGTGCAGACGGCACTCTGTTCCGGGTCCAGGTGAAGTATCAGAACATGGGCTGCCAGACCTCAGACAACCCGTGTGGAAAGGCCCACTAA
- the sgcb gene encoding beta-sarcoglycan isoform X2 has translation MREKAIERRTTNKEHNSNFKAGYVPIEEERLHKTGLRGRKGNMAVCIIILLFLLALINLIITLVIWTVIRIGPSGCDSMEFHESGLLRFKQKADMGVVHPLHKSTVGGRKDQDLVITGNNNPVVFQQGSTKLSVEKEKTSITSDMGISFTDPRTQNTFFSTDFENHEFHLPKGVKVLSVKKASTERITSNASSDLSIKGDSKAIIRGNEGVFIMGKTVEFRMGGDIELRAENSIVLNGSVMVSVTRMPNSSVGANVYFDEGLLRYKLCMCADGTLFRVQVKYQNMGCQTSDNPCGKAH, from the exons ATGAGGGAGAAGGCCATCGAACGGCGGACCACCAACAAGGAGCACAACAGCAACTTCAAGGCAGGCTATGTGCCCATAGAGGAGGAGCGCCTGCACAAGACAGGCCTGAGAGGACGCAAGGGCAACATGGCTGTCTGCATCATCATCCTGCTCTTCCTGCTGGCACTCATCAACCTCATT ATCACTCTAGTGATCTGGACGGTGATACGAATCGGGCCCAGTGGTTGTGACAGTATGGAGTTTCATGAGAGTGGGCTGCTGCGTTTCAAGCAGAAGGCAGACATGGGCGTGGTCCACCCACTGCACAAGAGTACTGTGGGGGGCAGGAAGGACCAGGACCTGGTTATCACCGGTAACAACAACCCG GTGGTGTTCCAGCAGGGCTCCACTAAGCTCAGTGTTGAGAAAGAGAAGACGTCCATCACCAGTGACATGGGCATATCCTTCACTGACCCCCGCACTCAGAACACCTTCTTCAGCACAGACTTTGAAAACCACGAGTTCCACCTGCCCAAAGGAGTCAAAGTACTCAGTGTGAAGAAGGCCTCCACAGAAAGG ATCACCAGCAACGCTTCCTCTGACCTGTCCATCAAAGGGGACAGCAAGGCCATCATCCGTGGCAACGAGGGGGTCTTCATCATGGGCAAGACAGTGGAGTTCAGGATGGGAGGGGACATCGAGCTCAGAGCT GAGAACAGTATTGTTTTGAATGGATCTGTGATGGTGAGCGTCACTCGCATGCCTAACTCCTCAGTGGGGGCCAATGTGTATTTCGATGAGGGTCTGTTGAGGTACAAGCTGTGTATGTGTGCAGACGGCACTCTGTTCCGGGTCCAGGTGAAGTATCAGAACATGGGCTGCCAGACCTCAGACAACCCGTGTGGAAAGGCCCACTAA